A window of Vigna unguiculata cultivar IT97K-499-35 chromosome 4, ASM411807v1, whole genome shotgun sequence contains these coding sequences:
- the LOC114180421 gene encoding chaperone protein dnaJ 72-like — translation MDHYRVLGLHQTATKEEIKTAFKKLAFQFHPDKHSQSPRAIRENATIRFKQVSEAYEVLMDDRKRADYNFRRSSGDPGRSNHYSQYSYGYSRSGSRYEYKPGSGGGGGLASNFEMALRILTGRSSILYLGFAAAILCGIVVIDSSRESLWRMQNSGKSFEEAMKSIEKAKAYREDNMKERP, via the exons ATGGATCACTACAGGGTTCTCGGCTTGCACCAAACCGCGACCAAGGAGGAAATCAAAACCGCTTTCAAGAAATTAGCTTTTCAGTTTCACCCGGACAAGCATTCCCAATCACCGAGGGCCATTAGGGAAAATGCCACAATTCGATTTAAGCAGGTATCGGAGGCCTACGAGGTCCTTATGGATGACCGAAAGCGAGCCGACTACAATTTCCGGCGGAGCTCGGGCGACCCCGGCAGAAGCAACCACTATTCTCAGTACAGCTACGGATACAGTAGGAGCGGGAGCAGGTACGAGTACAAACCTGGGtctggtggtggtggtggcttaGCTTCCAATTTTGAAATGGCTCTTCGAATTTTGACGGGGCGGTCTTCAATTCTCTATCTCGGCTTCGCAGC GGCTATATTATGCGGGATAGTTGTCATTGATTCAAGCCGAGAATCCTTATGGAGAATGCAGAATTCTGGG AAATCTTTTGAAGAAGCCATGAAGTCCATTGAGAAAGCCAAAGCTTATAGAGAAGATAACATGAAGGAACGTCCTTGA